Genomic window (Planctomycetia bacterium):
TGATCGCCGACTGGCTGCGCGGCGACTGGTATCGGGCGCCGGCGAGCGAATCGGCACGGTAAGTGGGGCTGCTATAGCTCCCAAGCGATGCGACCCACCGACGACCAAGCCAGAATAAAGTCGCGGTGCTTGGAATCGATTACGGACTTACTGGGGCTCGCCCTAACGCCGCCGTGCGATCCGGATTACGATAGTTCCGAACCCGCTGTGCGTCCGGAATGTCCGAGCTAAACACCAGTCCCGCTACACTAGCCCGTAGCGCCAGCGAGGGAGAGAGGACTTCGCCTTTCGTTTGAGACGAAACTCTCAGTGGCCTTGTCGCCTTGCAACTGAGAGTTTCCACTCAAACGGCACGCAACGTCCTCTCCCCCTCGCTGGCGCTACGGGCTAGTGTGAGTCTTTCTATCGGATTCGCATGATTGCCATCGTCGACTACCAGATGGGGAACCTCCGCAGCGTCCAAAAGGGATTTGAGCGGGTCGGACACGCGGCCGAGATCGTTGACGATCCGGCCGCCCTCGAAAAAGCCGACAAAATCGTCCTGCCCGGCGTGGGCGCCTTCGGCGACGCCATCGCCGAATTGCGCCGCCGGGAGCTGGTCAAGCCCATTCGGAACGCCATCGACGCCGGCAAGCCGTTCCTGGGGATCTGCCTCGGGCTGCAAATGTTGTTCGACGTCGGTTACGAAGGGGGAACGCACGAAGGTCTTGGCATCCTCCGGGGCGAGGTCCGGCGGTTCGAACTGCCGGCGGAATACAAAGTCCCGCACATGGGCTGGAACAATTGCCAAATTCGCCGCCCGGCCCCCGTCTTGAAAGGGATCGCGGAGGGAACGCACGTTTACTTCGTGCATTCCTACTATGTCGTCCCAACAGACCCGTCGCTCGTAGCGATCGAAACCGATTACGGCGGGCCATTTTGCGCCGCCGTCTGGCGCGACAATCTCTTCGCCACGCAGTTTCACCCGGAAAAAAGTCAGGACCAGGGCCTCCGCATGCTGAAGAACTTTGCGGAGCTGTAATGCTTAGTGCGGCTGCCCGCGAAACACGCGGAAAAAGGAAGTGGGTACGGAGTGGCACTGAGTCACATAACTCTTGAACCAGTAACTAGATAGATAGATTCACTGGTCGTTAGCCTGGTGGCAATTCCGTTACCTTTTCGTGTGTTTGGCGTGTTTCGCGGGCAATCGTCCGGGGTACGGTCAAAAGTCGATCGGGAACTATCTGCCGGGGGATCGCGTCGGAAGGTTCAGCAGAGGGCATTCTTGTCTCGCGTCGATGGGCGGTCGGCGCACAGTCTTCGTAGCTCGTCTTTATGCATCCTGACGCCGAACTTTTGAGCGGTTACCTGGACGGGGAACTCACCCCGGCCGAGCGCGCCGTCGTCGAACAACTGCTGGCCAAAGACGCCAAGGCCGGCGAGCTGTTAGCCGACCTCCGGGGAATCCGGACCGACTTGCAGCAGGTGCCAAAGGTCCAGCTGCCTGAACAGTTTGCGAACGAGGTGTTACGGTCCGCCGAGCGACTGATGCTGCTCGGTCCGGCGGAGTTGACGCCCTCCGCCCAAGCGGAGATCGACTCCGCTCAATCCGAATTGGCGCCGCGCGCGGCCCGCCGTCATCTGTGGAGCTCACCAGCCTGGTTTATCACCGGTGCGGCCGTCGCGGTGCTGTTAATGTTCGCCCTTGGTCCCTGGCGCGGCGGCCCGGGGAGGCAAATCGCCCAGCGGCCATCGCCGCCGTCGGATGTGGTCGCCGCGAAGAACGGCGAGGGCGCGGCAGGCAGTACGTCTCCAGACGTAGCGGGTACCGCGACGCAAGGTCAGCCGATCGTAGAGCGGACTGCCAGGCGGGACGCCAGCGTGGAAACGGTCACGAACGTGACCAACGGCGATGCGGATGTAGCTCCGGTCAGTCCGACTCATGATTCGCCGGCCGTGGCGGAGCTGTCGCCGGACGCGACGGGCGGCGAACGGAAGCGAGACCCGTTCGGAACCATCATCAGCTGCGAGGTCGATCGGAAGGCGATTGCCAATGGCGCGGTTGACCAATTGCTCGCCCTGCATCAGATCGTGCTGGTTGGGAAATCGAGAGACGGCGGGGAGATCGAGCAACTGGTTGAGGACGTCGTCTATGTGGAGGCGACGCCGGAACAACTCGCGAAAGTTCTCGAGGACATGGCCAAGGAGCCCAACACCTTCAAATCCCCCGTTATGCAGATGACGCTGGGCGTGTTCCGCGATCCCGCGCTCTGGAGTGAAATGCTCGACGCGGATGCGGAGAACGACGGCGCGGCCCACGACGAAGCGGTCGCGGCGTCCAAAGGGGCCCGGGCAGTGCATTTCAAACCGAGCCCCAACCAGGCCAAGGCGCTGGTGATCGAAGAGCCGACGCAGGATCAACTCTTGGCGATGGGGGCCCTGTTAGCTGGCCAGGCGCCGCCGGACGGCGGCGCCAATGGCAATCAGCAGCCGAAAGTCGATAACGGCCTCGTCCGGGCCGTGTTCATTCTCCACGTGACGCCGTAAGCGGCTCTCGATCTGGCAGGCAATCTCCCCACAGTCTCCTTTCGCTCCGCGAAAGGTCCGGAGCCTTTCGCGGAGCGAAAGGAGGCTGTCTACGCCGGCTCTCGGCATCGACTCTTTCGACGCTGCTGGCCTGAGCCGTAGAATAGGAGGGTACGCGGATGTTCACTCCGCTCACGCTACCCTTGAACCCCCGGCATCATGGCTGCTGACGTCGTCTACCTGGACAACCACGCCACGACGCGCGTCGACCCGCGCGTGGTCGAGGCGATGTTGCCCTACTTCACGGAGCAGTACGGCAACGCCGGCAGCACCAACCACGCCTTCGGTTGGGAAGCCCGGGCTGCGGTCGACAAAGCACGTGGTTCGATCGCCGCGGCCATCGGCGCCGCCGATCACGAGCTGATCTTCACGAGCGGCGCGACGGAAAGCAACAATCTCGCGCTGCGCGGCGCGGCGGAGCGATTACGGCGGCGCGGCAATCATTTGGTCAGCGTCACTACCGAGCACAAAGCGATTCTAGATCCGCTGGCCCGGCTCGCGCGGCGCGATCATGACGTGACATTGCTCTCCGTTCGCCAGGCGGGCGACGCGCAGGCCGGTTTACTCGACCCCGCGCAAATTGCTCAAGCGCTGCGGCCAGATACGGTGCTGGTCTCGGTGATGTTCGCCAACAACGAGATTGGCGTCGTGCAACCGCTCGCTGAGATTGGCGCGATCTGCCGGGAGCGCGGCGTCTGGCTGCACTGCGACGCCACCCAGGCGGTCGGCAAGCTGCCTGTGGATGTGGTGGCGTTGAACGTCGACCTGATGAGTTTTTCCGCGCACAAGATCTACGGACCGAAAGGAGTCGGCGCGCTATATCTCCGTCGCAGCGGGGACAACGCTGTGCGGCTCGCCGCCCAGATCGACGGCGGCGGCCAAGAAGGAGGCCTCCGCAGCGGCACGCTGAACGTCCCCGGCATCGTCGGTTTCGCCAGGGCGCTCGAACTTTGCCTCATGGAAATGAACGAGGAGCGCGAACGCCTGGCGGTGTTGCGAGATCGCCTTTACGCTGGCCTTGCCGCATCGCTCGAAGGCGTCACGCGGCACGGCCCGGCACTGGAACAGCGCGCACTGCGCTTGCCCGGCAATCTGAATTGCGGCTTCGCCTATGTTGACGGTGAAGCACTGATGATGAACATGGGCAACCTGGCCGTCAGTTCCGGCAGCGCC
Coding sequences:
- the hisH gene encoding imidazole glycerol phosphate synthase subunit HisH, with product MIAIVDYQMGNLRSVQKGFERVGHAAEIVDDPAALEKADKIVLPGVGAFGDAIAELRRRELVKPIRNAIDAGKPFLGICLGLQMLFDVGYEGGTHEGLGILRGEVRRFELPAEYKVPHMGWNNCQIRRPAPVLKGIAEGTHVYFVHSYYVVPTDPSLVAIETDYGGPFCAAVWRDNLFATQFHPEKSQDQGLRMLKNFAEL
- a CDS encoding zf-HC2 domain-containing protein, yielding MHPDAELLSGYLDGELTPAERAVVEQLLAKDAKAGELLADLRGIRTDLQQVPKVQLPEQFANEVLRSAERLMLLGPAELTPSAQAEIDSAQSELAPRAARRHLWSSPAWFITGAAVAVLLMFALGPWRGGPGRQIAQRPSPPSDVVAAKNGEGAAGSTSPDVAGTATQGQPIVERTARRDASVETVTNVTNGDADVAPVSPTHDSPAVAELSPDATGGERKRDPFGTIISCEVDRKAIANGAVDQLLALHQIVLVGKSRDGGEIEQLVEDVVYVEATPEQLAKVLEDMAKEPNTFKSPVMQMTLGVFRDPALWSEMLDADAENDGAAHDEAVAASKGARAVHFKPSPNQAKALVIEEPTQDQLLAMGALLAGQAPPDGGANGNQQPKVDNGLVRAVFILHVTP
- a CDS encoding aminotransferase class V-fold PLP-dependent enzyme; translated protein: MAADVVYLDNHATTRVDPRVVEAMLPYFTEQYGNAGSTNHAFGWEARAAVDKARGSIAAAIGAADHELIFTSGATESNNLALRGAAERLRRRGNHLVSVTTEHKAILDPLARLARRDHDVTLLSVRQAGDAQAGLLDPAQIAQALRPDTVLVSVMFANNEIGVVQPLAEIGAICRERGVWLHCDATQAVGKLPVDVVALNVDLMSFSAHKIYGPKGVGALYLRRSGDNAVRLAAQIDGGGQEGGLRSGTLNVPGIVGFARALELCLMEMNEERERLAVLRDRLYAGLAASLEGVTRHGPALEQRALRLPGNLNCGFAYVDGEALMMNMGNLAVSSGSACTSSNPEPSHVLRALGLNEDQTRATLRFGLGRFNTEQEVDFAIEHVTATVKRLRKLSSMSA